A genomic region of Pseudochaenichthys georgianus chromosome 12, fPseGeo1.2, whole genome shotgun sequence contains the following coding sequences:
- the hook3 gene encoding protein Hook homolog 3 isoform X1, with amino-acid sequence MTTSGSLDRMELCESLLTWIQTFGVEASCKTVEELTGGVVMAQVLQKIDAVYFNDAWLSRVKPEVGDNWRLKISNLKKVLKGILEFNQEILGQHINDFTLPDVNLIGEHSDSAELGRMLQLILGCAVNCEQKQEYIQTIMMMEESVQHVVMTAIQELMSKETPVLGGSDSYVDLDRQLKKTAEDLNDALSTKEEISQRCRELDMQALHVQEERDRLRLDYNELEERVAALQEEKSSLLAENQVLMERHNQSDSIEDINSPAGRRHLQLQTQLEQLQEETFRLEASKDDYRIRCEELEKELLDVKSQNEELSSLADEAQSLKDEMDVLRHSSDKVSKLEGTVEHYKKKLEDMGLLRRQIKLIEEKNTVLMQSNVGLEEELRKANATKGQLETYKRQVVELQNRLSEESKKADKMEFEYKRVKEKTDSLQKEKDRMRTERDSLKETIEELHCVQAQEGQLTSGLFPLASNDGDSLAAEITTPEIREHLIRLQHENKMLKLAQEGSDNEKIALLQSLLEDASRRKNELETENRLINQRLMEEQSQVEELQKNLQEEGSKADNSSILKKKYEEHMEKLRELNNELLKKNTFIDEMEPKYNSSSQRVEELEEALKKKDDDMKQMEERYKKYLEKAKSVIRTLDPKQNQGSGPEVQALKNQLQEKDRMLHSLEKEMDKTKSQRDYEEKLIVSAWYNMGMSLQKKAAEDRLANTGSGQSFLARQRQATSTRRSYPGHVQPATASNVTA; translated from the exons ATCCAGACATTTGGAGTGGAGGCTTCATGCAAGACAGTAGAAGAACTGACGGGCGGTGTCGTCATGGCCCAAGTGCTACAGAAAAT AGATGCAGTATATTTCAACGACGCTTGGCTTAGTAGAGTCAAGCCAGAGGTTGGGGACAACTGGAGGTTAAAA ATTAGTAATCTAAAGAAAGTTCTGAAAGGAATCCTCGAATTTAACCAGGAG ATCCTTGGCCAGCACATTAACGACTTCACGCTCCCAGATGTGAACCTGATTGGAGAACACTCTGACTCAGCAGAGCTTGGGAGGATGCTGCAGCTCATCCTGGGCTGTGCTGTCAACTGTGAACAGAAACAAG AATACATCCAGACCATAATGATGATGGAGGAGTCGGTGCAGCATGTTGTCATGACAGCCATCCAAGAG CTGATGAGTAAAGAGACGCCGGTGTTGGGGGGCAGTGACTCGTATGTGGATCTAGACAGACAG CTGAAGAAGACAGCAGAGGATCTGAATGATGCTTTGTCTACCAAGGAGGAGATCTCCCAGAGGTGTCGTGAGCTGGACATGCAG GCCCTCCATGTCCAAGAGGAGCGTGATAGACTGAGGTTAGACTATAATGAGCTAGAAGAGAGG GTGGCAGCGCTGCAAGAGGAGAAGAGCAGTTTGCTAGCGGAGAACCAGGTCCTGATGGAGCGACACAACCAGTCTGACTCCATCGAGGATATAAACAGCCCTGCAGGACGCAGACACCTCCAGCTGCAGACACAACTGGAGCAGCTTCAGGAGGAAACGTTCAG GTTGGAGGCATCAAAAGATGACTACCGGATCCGCTGTGAGGAGCTTGAAAAAGAACTCCTGGATGTGAAGTCGCAGAATGAAGAGCTTTCGTCACTGGCTGACGAAGCCCAGTCGCTCAAGGACGAGATGGATGTCCTCAG GCATTCATCAGACAAAGTGTCAAAGCTGGAGGGCACAGTGGAACACTACAAGAAGAAACTAGAGGACATGGGACTGCTCAGGAGACAG ATTAAGCTTATAGAGGAGAAGAACACGGTGTTAATGCAGAGCAACGTGGGTTTGGAAGAGGAGCTACGGAAAGCGAATGCCACCAAGGGCCAGCTGGAGACGTACAAGAGACAG GTGGTTGAACTTCAGAACAGACTGTCAGAAGAGTCTAAAAAGGCCGACAAGATGGAGTTTGAGTACAAACGCGTCAAAGAGAAGACGGACTCTctccaaaaagaaaaagat CGAATGCGTACAGAAAGAGACTCTCTCAAGGAAACCATTGAAGAGCTACACTGCGTTCAAGCCCAAGAGGGACAGCTTACATCAG gtTTGTTCCCATTGGCCAGCAACGACGGTGATTCACTGGCGGCGGAGATCACTACCCCAGAGATTCG AGAACATCTGATTCGTCTGCAGCATGAGAACAAGATGTTGAAGCTGGCTCAGGAGGGGTCGGACAACGAGAAGATTGCGCTGCTGCAGAGTCTGCTGGAGGATGCTAGCAGAAGGAAAAATGAACTGGAGACGGAAAACAG GTTAATCAATCAGCGTCTGATGGAGGAGCAGAGTCAGGTGGAGGAGCTGCAGAAGAATCTTCAAGAAGAGGGCTCCAAAGCAGACAAC TCTTCTATCCTGAAGAAGAAATATGAGGAGCACAT GGAGAAACTACGGGAGTTGAACAACGAGTTGCTGAAGAAGAATACATTCATCGACGAAATGGAGCCTAAATACAACAGCAGCT CCCAACGAgtggaggagctggaggaggcccTGAAGAAGAAAGATGATGACATGAAACAGATGGAGGAGAGATATAAGAAATACCTGGAAAAGGCCAAGAGT GTGATCCGGACCCTGGACCCCAAGCAGAACCAGGGATCAGGTCCAGAGGTGCAGGCCCTGAAGAACCAGCTGCAGGAGAAGGACAGGATGTTGCACTCTTTGGAG AAAGAGATGGACAAGACAAAAAGCCAGAGAGATTACGAGGAGAAACTGATTGTGTCAGCCTGGTACAATATG GGCATGTCTCTGCAGAAGAAGGCGGCTGAAGACAGACTTGCCAACACGGGCTCGGGTCAGTCCTTCCTGGCCCGGCAGAGACAGGCCACCAGCACTCGCCGCTCATACCCCGGCCACGTCCAGCCCGCTACCGCCAG CAATGTCACTGCATGA
- the hook3 gene encoding protein Hook homolog 3 isoform X3 — translation MTTSGSLDRMELCESLLTWIQTFGVEASCKTVEELTGGVVMAQVLQKIDAVYFNDAWLSRVKPEVGDNWRLKISNLKKVLKGILEFNQEILGQHINDFTLPDVNLIGEHSDSAELGRMLQLILGCAVNCEQKQEYIQTIMMMEESVQHVVMTAIQELMSKETPVLGGSDSYVDLDRQLKKTAEDLNDALSTKEEISQRCRELDMQVAALQEEKSSLLAENQVLMERHNQSDSIEDINSPAGRRHLQLQTQLEQLQEETFRLEASKDDYRIRCEELEKELLDVKSQNEELSSLADEAQSLKDEMDVLRHSSDKVSKLEGTVEHYKKKLEDMGLLRRQIKLIEEKNTVLMQSNVGLEEELRKANATKGQLETYKRQVVELQNRLSEESKKADKMEFEYKRVKEKTDSLQKEKDRMRTERDSLKETIEELHCVQAQEGQLTSGLFPLASNDGDSLAAEITTPEIREHLIRLQHENKMLKLAQEGSDNEKIALLQSLLEDASRRKNELETENRLINQRLMEEQSQVEELQKNLQEEGSKADNSSILKKKYEEHMEKLRELNNELLKKNTFIDEMEPKYNSSSQRVEELEEALKKKDDDMKQMEERYKKYLEKAKSVIRTLDPKQNQGSGPEVQALKNQLQEKDRMLHSLEKEMDKTKSQRDYEEKLIVSAWYNMGMSLQKKAAEDRLANTGSGQSFLARQRQATSTRRSYPGHVQPATASNVTA, via the exons ATCCAGACATTTGGAGTGGAGGCTTCATGCAAGACAGTAGAAGAACTGACGGGCGGTGTCGTCATGGCCCAAGTGCTACAGAAAAT AGATGCAGTATATTTCAACGACGCTTGGCTTAGTAGAGTCAAGCCAGAGGTTGGGGACAACTGGAGGTTAAAA ATTAGTAATCTAAAGAAAGTTCTGAAAGGAATCCTCGAATTTAACCAGGAG ATCCTTGGCCAGCACATTAACGACTTCACGCTCCCAGATGTGAACCTGATTGGAGAACACTCTGACTCAGCAGAGCTTGGGAGGATGCTGCAGCTCATCCTGGGCTGTGCTGTCAACTGTGAACAGAAACAAG AATACATCCAGACCATAATGATGATGGAGGAGTCGGTGCAGCATGTTGTCATGACAGCCATCCAAGAG CTGATGAGTAAAGAGACGCCGGTGTTGGGGGGCAGTGACTCGTATGTGGATCTAGACAGACAG CTGAAGAAGACAGCAGAGGATCTGAATGATGCTTTGTCTACCAAGGAGGAGATCTCCCAGAGGTGTCGTGAGCTGGACATGCAG GTGGCAGCGCTGCAAGAGGAGAAGAGCAGTTTGCTAGCGGAGAACCAGGTCCTGATGGAGCGACACAACCAGTCTGACTCCATCGAGGATATAAACAGCCCTGCAGGACGCAGACACCTCCAGCTGCAGACACAACTGGAGCAGCTTCAGGAGGAAACGTTCAG GTTGGAGGCATCAAAAGATGACTACCGGATCCGCTGTGAGGAGCTTGAAAAAGAACTCCTGGATGTGAAGTCGCAGAATGAAGAGCTTTCGTCACTGGCTGACGAAGCCCAGTCGCTCAAGGACGAGATGGATGTCCTCAG GCATTCATCAGACAAAGTGTCAAAGCTGGAGGGCACAGTGGAACACTACAAGAAGAAACTAGAGGACATGGGACTGCTCAGGAGACAG ATTAAGCTTATAGAGGAGAAGAACACGGTGTTAATGCAGAGCAACGTGGGTTTGGAAGAGGAGCTACGGAAAGCGAATGCCACCAAGGGCCAGCTGGAGACGTACAAGAGACAG GTGGTTGAACTTCAGAACAGACTGTCAGAAGAGTCTAAAAAGGCCGACAAGATGGAGTTTGAGTACAAACGCGTCAAAGAGAAGACGGACTCTctccaaaaagaaaaagat CGAATGCGTACAGAAAGAGACTCTCTCAAGGAAACCATTGAAGAGCTACACTGCGTTCAAGCCCAAGAGGGACAGCTTACATCAG gtTTGTTCCCATTGGCCAGCAACGACGGTGATTCACTGGCGGCGGAGATCACTACCCCAGAGATTCG AGAACATCTGATTCGTCTGCAGCATGAGAACAAGATGTTGAAGCTGGCTCAGGAGGGGTCGGACAACGAGAAGATTGCGCTGCTGCAGAGTCTGCTGGAGGATGCTAGCAGAAGGAAAAATGAACTGGAGACGGAAAACAG GTTAATCAATCAGCGTCTGATGGAGGAGCAGAGTCAGGTGGAGGAGCTGCAGAAGAATCTTCAAGAAGAGGGCTCCAAAGCAGACAAC TCTTCTATCCTGAAGAAGAAATATGAGGAGCACAT GGAGAAACTACGGGAGTTGAACAACGAGTTGCTGAAGAAGAATACATTCATCGACGAAATGGAGCCTAAATACAACAGCAGCT CCCAACGAgtggaggagctggaggaggcccTGAAGAAGAAAGATGATGACATGAAACAGATGGAGGAGAGATATAAGAAATACCTGGAAAAGGCCAAGAGT GTGATCCGGACCCTGGACCCCAAGCAGAACCAGGGATCAGGTCCAGAGGTGCAGGCCCTGAAGAACCAGCTGCAGGAGAAGGACAGGATGTTGCACTCTTTGGAG AAAGAGATGGACAAGACAAAAAGCCAGAGAGATTACGAGGAGAAACTGATTGTGTCAGCCTGGTACAATATG GGCATGTCTCTGCAGAAGAAGGCGGCTGAAGACAGACTTGCCAACACGGGCTCGGGTCAGTCCTTCCTGGCCCGGCAGAGACAGGCCACCAGCACTCGCCGCTCATACCCCGGCCACGTCCAGCCCGCTACCGCCAG CAATGTCACTGCATGA
- the hook3 gene encoding protein Hook homolog 3 isoform X2 translates to MTTSGSLDRMELCESLLTWIQTFGVEASCKTVEELTGGVVMAQVLQKIDAVYFNDAWLSRVKPEVGDNWRLKISNLKKVLKGILEFNQEILGQHINDFTLPDVNLIGEHSDSAELGRMLQLILGCAVNCEQKQEYIQTIMMMEESVQHVVMTAIQELMSKETPVLGGSDSYVDLDRQLKKTAEDLNDALSTKEEISQRCRELDMQALHVQEERDRLRLDYNELEERVAALQEEKSSLLAENQVLMERHNQSDSIEDINSPAGRRHLQLQTQLEQLQEETFRLEASKDDYRIRCEELEKELLDVKSQNEELSSLADEAQSLKDEMDVLRHSSDKVSKLEGTVEHYKKKLEDMGLLRRQIKLIEEKNTVLMQSNVGLEEELRKANATKGQLETYKRQVVELQNRLSEESKKADKMEFEYKRVKEKTDSLQKEKDRMRTERDSLKETIEELHCVQAQEGQLTSGLFPLASNDGDSLAAEITTPEIREHLIRLQHENKMLKLAQEGSDNEKIALLQSLLEDASRRKNELETENRLINQRLMEEQSQVEELQKNLQEEGSKADNSSILKKKYEEHMEKLRELNNELLKKNTFIDEMEPKYNSSSQRVEELEEALKKKDDDMKQMEERYKKYLEKAKSVIRTLDPKQNQGSGPEVQALKNQLQEKDRMLHSLEKEMDKTKSQRDYEEKLIVSAWYNMGMSLQKKAAEDRLANTGSGQSFLARQRQATSTRRSYPGHVQPATARSMR, encoded by the exons ATCCAGACATTTGGAGTGGAGGCTTCATGCAAGACAGTAGAAGAACTGACGGGCGGTGTCGTCATGGCCCAAGTGCTACAGAAAAT AGATGCAGTATATTTCAACGACGCTTGGCTTAGTAGAGTCAAGCCAGAGGTTGGGGACAACTGGAGGTTAAAA ATTAGTAATCTAAAGAAAGTTCTGAAAGGAATCCTCGAATTTAACCAGGAG ATCCTTGGCCAGCACATTAACGACTTCACGCTCCCAGATGTGAACCTGATTGGAGAACACTCTGACTCAGCAGAGCTTGGGAGGATGCTGCAGCTCATCCTGGGCTGTGCTGTCAACTGTGAACAGAAACAAG AATACATCCAGACCATAATGATGATGGAGGAGTCGGTGCAGCATGTTGTCATGACAGCCATCCAAGAG CTGATGAGTAAAGAGACGCCGGTGTTGGGGGGCAGTGACTCGTATGTGGATCTAGACAGACAG CTGAAGAAGACAGCAGAGGATCTGAATGATGCTTTGTCTACCAAGGAGGAGATCTCCCAGAGGTGTCGTGAGCTGGACATGCAG GCCCTCCATGTCCAAGAGGAGCGTGATAGACTGAGGTTAGACTATAATGAGCTAGAAGAGAGG GTGGCAGCGCTGCAAGAGGAGAAGAGCAGTTTGCTAGCGGAGAACCAGGTCCTGATGGAGCGACACAACCAGTCTGACTCCATCGAGGATATAAACAGCCCTGCAGGACGCAGACACCTCCAGCTGCAGACACAACTGGAGCAGCTTCAGGAGGAAACGTTCAG GTTGGAGGCATCAAAAGATGACTACCGGATCCGCTGTGAGGAGCTTGAAAAAGAACTCCTGGATGTGAAGTCGCAGAATGAAGAGCTTTCGTCACTGGCTGACGAAGCCCAGTCGCTCAAGGACGAGATGGATGTCCTCAG GCATTCATCAGACAAAGTGTCAAAGCTGGAGGGCACAGTGGAACACTACAAGAAGAAACTAGAGGACATGGGACTGCTCAGGAGACAG ATTAAGCTTATAGAGGAGAAGAACACGGTGTTAATGCAGAGCAACGTGGGTTTGGAAGAGGAGCTACGGAAAGCGAATGCCACCAAGGGCCAGCTGGAGACGTACAAGAGACAG GTGGTTGAACTTCAGAACAGACTGTCAGAAGAGTCTAAAAAGGCCGACAAGATGGAGTTTGAGTACAAACGCGTCAAAGAGAAGACGGACTCTctccaaaaagaaaaagat CGAATGCGTACAGAAAGAGACTCTCTCAAGGAAACCATTGAAGAGCTACACTGCGTTCAAGCCCAAGAGGGACAGCTTACATCAG gtTTGTTCCCATTGGCCAGCAACGACGGTGATTCACTGGCGGCGGAGATCACTACCCCAGAGATTCG AGAACATCTGATTCGTCTGCAGCATGAGAACAAGATGTTGAAGCTGGCTCAGGAGGGGTCGGACAACGAGAAGATTGCGCTGCTGCAGAGTCTGCTGGAGGATGCTAGCAGAAGGAAAAATGAACTGGAGACGGAAAACAG GTTAATCAATCAGCGTCTGATGGAGGAGCAGAGTCAGGTGGAGGAGCTGCAGAAGAATCTTCAAGAAGAGGGCTCCAAAGCAGACAAC TCTTCTATCCTGAAGAAGAAATATGAGGAGCACAT GGAGAAACTACGGGAGTTGAACAACGAGTTGCTGAAGAAGAATACATTCATCGACGAAATGGAGCCTAAATACAACAGCAGCT CCCAACGAgtggaggagctggaggaggcccTGAAGAAGAAAGATGATGACATGAAACAGATGGAGGAGAGATATAAGAAATACCTGGAAAAGGCCAAGAGT GTGATCCGGACCCTGGACCCCAAGCAGAACCAGGGATCAGGTCCAGAGGTGCAGGCCCTGAAGAACCAGCTGCAGGAGAAGGACAGGATGTTGCACTCTTTGGAG AAAGAGATGGACAAGACAAAAAGCCAGAGAGATTACGAGGAGAAACTGATTGTGTCAGCCTGGTACAATATG GGCATGTCTCTGCAGAAGAAGGCGGCTGAAGACAGACTTGCCAACACGGGCTCGGGTCAGTCCTTCCTGGCCCGGCAGAGACAGGCCACCAGCACTCGCCGCTCATACCCCGGCCACGTCCAGCCCGCTACCGCCAG ATCCATGAGGTAG
- the hook3 gene encoding protein Hook homolog 3 isoform X4, whose protein sequence is MTTSGSLDRMELCESLLTWIQTFGVEASCKTVEELTGGVVMAQVLQKIDAVYFNDAWLSRVKPEVGDNWRLKISNLKKVLKGILEFNQEILGQHINDFTLPDVNLIGEHSDSAELGRMLQLILGCAVNCEQKQEYIQTIMMMEESVQHVVMTAIQELMSKETPVLGGSDSYVDLDRQLKKTAEDLNDALSTKEEISQRCRELDMQVAALQEEKSSLLAENQVLMERHNQSDSIEDINSPAGRRHLQLQTQLEQLQEETFRLEASKDDYRIRCEELEKELLDVKSQNEELSSLADEAQSLKDEMDVLRHSSDKVSKLEGTVEHYKKKLEDMGLLRRQIKLIEEKNTVLMQSNVGLEEELRKANATKGQLETYKRQVVELQNRLSEESKKADKMEFEYKRVKEKTDSLQKEKDRMRTERDSLKETIEELHCVQAQEGQLTSGLFPLASNDGDSLAAEITTPEIREHLIRLQHENKMLKLAQEGSDNEKIALLQSLLEDASRRKNELETENRLINQRLMEEQSQVEELQKNLQEEGSKADNSSILKKKYEEHMEKLRELNNELLKKNTFIDEMEPKYNSSSQRVEELEEALKKKDDDMKQMEERYKKYLEKAKSVIRTLDPKQNQGSGPEVQALKNQLQEKDRMLHSLEKEMDKTKSQRDYEEKLIVSAWYNMGMSLQKKAAEDRLANTGSGQSFLARQRQATSTRRSYPGHVQPATAR, encoded by the exons ATCCAGACATTTGGAGTGGAGGCTTCATGCAAGACAGTAGAAGAACTGACGGGCGGTGTCGTCATGGCCCAAGTGCTACAGAAAAT AGATGCAGTATATTTCAACGACGCTTGGCTTAGTAGAGTCAAGCCAGAGGTTGGGGACAACTGGAGGTTAAAA ATTAGTAATCTAAAGAAAGTTCTGAAAGGAATCCTCGAATTTAACCAGGAG ATCCTTGGCCAGCACATTAACGACTTCACGCTCCCAGATGTGAACCTGATTGGAGAACACTCTGACTCAGCAGAGCTTGGGAGGATGCTGCAGCTCATCCTGGGCTGTGCTGTCAACTGTGAACAGAAACAAG AATACATCCAGACCATAATGATGATGGAGGAGTCGGTGCAGCATGTTGTCATGACAGCCATCCAAGAG CTGATGAGTAAAGAGACGCCGGTGTTGGGGGGCAGTGACTCGTATGTGGATCTAGACAGACAG CTGAAGAAGACAGCAGAGGATCTGAATGATGCTTTGTCTACCAAGGAGGAGATCTCCCAGAGGTGTCGTGAGCTGGACATGCAG GTGGCAGCGCTGCAAGAGGAGAAGAGCAGTTTGCTAGCGGAGAACCAGGTCCTGATGGAGCGACACAACCAGTCTGACTCCATCGAGGATATAAACAGCCCTGCAGGACGCAGACACCTCCAGCTGCAGACACAACTGGAGCAGCTTCAGGAGGAAACGTTCAG GTTGGAGGCATCAAAAGATGACTACCGGATCCGCTGTGAGGAGCTTGAAAAAGAACTCCTGGATGTGAAGTCGCAGAATGAAGAGCTTTCGTCACTGGCTGACGAAGCCCAGTCGCTCAAGGACGAGATGGATGTCCTCAG GCATTCATCAGACAAAGTGTCAAAGCTGGAGGGCACAGTGGAACACTACAAGAAGAAACTAGAGGACATGGGACTGCTCAGGAGACAG ATTAAGCTTATAGAGGAGAAGAACACGGTGTTAATGCAGAGCAACGTGGGTTTGGAAGAGGAGCTACGGAAAGCGAATGCCACCAAGGGCCAGCTGGAGACGTACAAGAGACAG GTGGTTGAACTTCAGAACAGACTGTCAGAAGAGTCTAAAAAGGCCGACAAGATGGAGTTTGAGTACAAACGCGTCAAAGAGAAGACGGACTCTctccaaaaagaaaaagat CGAATGCGTACAGAAAGAGACTCTCTCAAGGAAACCATTGAAGAGCTACACTGCGTTCAAGCCCAAGAGGGACAGCTTACATCAG gtTTGTTCCCATTGGCCAGCAACGACGGTGATTCACTGGCGGCGGAGATCACTACCCCAGAGATTCG AGAACATCTGATTCGTCTGCAGCATGAGAACAAGATGTTGAAGCTGGCTCAGGAGGGGTCGGACAACGAGAAGATTGCGCTGCTGCAGAGTCTGCTGGAGGATGCTAGCAGAAGGAAAAATGAACTGGAGACGGAAAACAG GTTAATCAATCAGCGTCTGATGGAGGAGCAGAGTCAGGTGGAGGAGCTGCAGAAGAATCTTCAAGAAGAGGGCTCCAAAGCAGACAAC TCTTCTATCCTGAAGAAGAAATATGAGGAGCACAT GGAGAAACTACGGGAGTTGAACAACGAGTTGCTGAAGAAGAATACATTCATCGACGAAATGGAGCCTAAATACAACAGCAGCT CCCAACGAgtggaggagctggaggaggcccTGAAGAAGAAAGATGATGACATGAAACAGATGGAGGAGAGATATAAGAAATACCTGGAAAAGGCCAAGAGT GTGATCCGGACCCTGGACCCCAAGCAGAACCAGGGATCAGGTCCAGAGGTGCAGGCCCTGAAGAACCAGCTGCAGGAGAAGGACAGGATGTTGCACTCTTTGGAG AAAGAGATGGACAAGACAAAAAGCCAGAGAGATTACGAGGAGAAACTGATTGTGTCAGCCTGGTACAATATG GGCATGTCTCTGCAGAAGAAGGCGGCTGAAGACAGACTTGCCAACACGGGCTCGGGTCAGTCCTTCCTGGCCCGGCAGAGACAGGCCACCAGCACTCGCCGCTCATACCCCGGCCACGTCCAGCCCGCTACCGCCAGGTAG